A portion of the Malania oleifera isolate guangnan ecotype guangnan chromosome 3, ASM2987363v1, whole genome shotgun sequence genome contains these proteins:
- the LOC131151265 gene encoding LOW QUALITY PROTEIN: epsin-3-like (The sequence of the model RefSeq protein was modified relative to this genomic sequence to represent the inferred CDS: inserted 1 base in 1 codon), which produces MGTLFLNQIKKQASSFLQEKYKFARLVLTDVTDAQLLAEEATNTESCGPDAKTMTRIADASFDIDDCWRIVDVLHMRLHGIDWKQWWQSYKSLVLLEFLLTHGPENFAEEFTCHALIIRELGTFQHIDEKGFNWGASMQKXSERVLKLLAEGETLRNARLKSLKITKEIEGFGNLIVSPSSSSSKKSKTLPFGSGPYSPSSSTYNEVDEHTKRLPLEGCQGYLAYVKEVPKGEIKLEDIPIVKDFPDVFPEIWWDCLLIKKLSL; this is translated from the exons ATGGGAACCTTGTTTCTGAACCAAATTAAGAAGCAGGCATCTTCTTTTCTGCAAGAGAAGTATAAATTTGCTAGGCTGGTCTTGACTGATGTCACTGATGCACAACT GTTGGCGGAGGAAGCCACAAATACTGAATCATGTGGTCCCGATGCCAAAACAATGACCAGAATAGCCGATGCATCCTTTGATATTGATGATTGTTGGAGGATAGTTGATGTTCTTCACATGAG ATTGCATGGCATTGATTGGAAGCAGTGGTGGCAATCCTACAAATCTTTGGTTTTGCTTGAATTCTTACTAACTCATGGCCCAGAAAATTTTGCTGAGGAATTTACATGTCACGCCCTTATCATTCGAGAGCTTGGAACATTTCAACACATAGATGAGAAAG GCTTCAACTGGGGAGCTAGCATGCAAA AATCAGAGAGGGTGCTAAAACTTCTAGCAGAAGGAGAAACTCTCAGAAATGCACGTCTCAAATCTCTCAAAATAACAAAAGAAATAGAAGGATTTGGGAACTTAATAGTTTCACCTTCTTCCTCATCCTCTAAAAAATCAAAAACTTTGCCTTTTGGATCTGGACCATATTCCCCCTCTAGCTCTACCTATAACGAAGTGGATGAACAT ACCAAGAGATTGCCTTTGGAGGGATGTCAGGGATATCTGGCTTATGTGAAAGAGGTACCAAAAGGGGAAATaaagctggaggatatcccaatagtgaaGGATTTTCCTGACGTATTTCCAGAAATATGGTGGGATTGCCTCCTTATTAagaagttgagtttgtga